The Atribacterota bacterium genome includes a region encoding these proteins:
- a CDS encoding ABC transporter ATP-binding protein, whose protein sequence is MILSVNDIAFSYNGKDVLKNVKFEVNKGEVISVLGVNGAGKSTLLKCINKILKPKKGTILVNNFNLKKLNKEEIARKMAYVSQTASANYITVFDAVLLGRKPHIKWDVSRKDLDITGKVLKLMNLEEHALRFTRELSGGELQKVIIARALAQEPQILLLDEPTSNLDLKNQMEVMGIIKNISRSQGITSIVVMHDLNLTLRFSDKFILLKDGMIYAKGDSSIINSKNIREVFNINAYVDKYNGIPIVVMA, encoded by the coding sequence ATGATTCTTTCCGTTAATGATATTGCATTCTCTTATAATGGTAAAGATGTCTTAAAAAATGTAAAATTTGAGGTAAATAAAGGTGAAGTAATATCTGTCCTGGGAGTAAACGGGGCAGGAAAGTCAACTCTTTTAAAATGTATTAACAAAATATTGAAACCAAAAAAAGGAACAATACTTGTTAATAATTTTAATCTCAAAAAACTCAATAAAGAAGAGATTGCCAGAAAGATGGCTTATGTTTCTCAAACAGCCTCCGCTAATTATATAACCGTTTTTGATGCGGTATTATTGGGGAGAAAACCCCATATAAAGTGGGATGTTTCGAGAAAAGATCTTGATATAACCGGAAAGGTTTTAAAACTTATGAATCTTGAGGAACATGCCCTGAGGTTTACCCGCGAATTAAGTGGTGGAGAACTGCAAAAGGTAATAATTGCCAGGGCACTTGCCCAGGAACCGCAAATACTTCTACTGGATGAACCGACAAGTAACCTGGATTTAAAAAACCAAATGGAAGTGATGGGCATTATAAAAAACATATCCCGGTCCCAGGGTATTACTTCTATTGTTGTTATGCATGATTTAAATCTTACTCTAAGATTTTCGGATAAATTTATCTTGCTGAAAGATGGGATGATATATGCAAAAGGTGATAGCAGTATTATTAACTCCAAAAATATTCGTGAAGTATTTAATATAAATGCCTATGTTGATAAATATAATGGAATACCTATTGTAGTAATGGCATA